The Oryctolagus cuniculus chromosome 4, mOryCun1.1, whole genome shotgun sequence genomic sequence actttgccttgccaataaataaataagctttaaaaagaaatgtttctcaaaaattgatttttatttccatgttaAGTAAATCAGACATATTTCAGTTAAACATTCACTTTAATTTTGGGCATACAGATTTTTATCTCAGTACTCTTTGTATTCATTAGCTTTCCAaagatcaattttctttttttaaagtttatttatttcaaagttgtagttacacagaaagagggagggagggagggagagagagagagagagagatcttccatctactgtttcactccccaaatggctgccatggttaggtagggctgggccagaccgaagccagaagccaggagcttcacccaggtttcccatgtgggtgacaggggcccagacgcttggtccatcctccagtgcttttcccaggctattagcagcaagctggatcagaagcggagcagctgggtcttgaaccagtgcccacatgagatgctggaatTACAGGCTATGTCTTAGTGTTGGCCCCTATTATGTTTTTCTAAAGAAAGATTTGttgacttattttacttgaaaggcagagtgacacagagagtaagagagatcaatcgatctttcatctactggtttactccccaaatggctatagcaatatctgggccagactgaaaccaggagccaggaattccatcctagtttctcacatgggtggcaggggcccaagcacttgggccatcctttgttaTCTtcttagacacattagcaggaaactggattggaagtgtagcagatGGGCCTTgtgtcataagcagcagcttaacacactgtaccacaatgccagccccagagctgttatattaaatattatgtaCATGTACATGTACCCACTTTAGGGCATGGAGAGCAGAGTTAGTATTTTTAGTTCCTATTAAATTAAGAATGTGTCATGATAAAATAGGCTTATTCTTTGGTAAATATCAAGAATAAAACCCTCCTGAGGTTGATCTTAGTTGGTTCTTAGTATAGGATCCTTTTCCTCTCTTAAATTTTACCCTAGTGCCCGAACTTTTGGTCTCAAAGTTTTTCTGTTGGTTTCCCCTTTACAACTCCGTGAAACCCCAGATCCTTGAGGCCCACATTAATCATTAGTGGGATCTAGTCCTTTGTCTTTCACCAACTGTATCCCGGGTCGCTTGCTCTGTTAACATACTTCATCAGGACTCTGATGCCAGCTAATTCTTGTTGGAACCAGCTTAGGGGCTTTGTGCATAATTTCCCCTCTTCCTACTCATCTTTCTCTTCTTactttaattaactttattcaGCTTTTACAATTTTagcaggtttttaaatttttacaaattttaccTCTTCCAGACAGGCTTTCTCTGTAAAGCTGTTAGGATCTCCTTCATTTCGTTTTCTTCACAGCTGTTATTTGTATGAATCTGCCCTAACCTTTCCCTGACTCACCCAACTTAAGCTCCAGGAGGAAGACATATGGCTTATTTCAGTAGTTATTTTGTGGAAAcagcttttattttctgcttatagAATGGTTTAATAGGTtaatatatggaaaataaattGTATATGGGAAATGAATTTTGTTTTAGCCTTTAGGCATTGTTTTAAATTCATGGTGACTTCCCTGTACTTGCTTTTAGCCAGTTAATATTTAATCTTTGGTAACAGTTCATTAACATGTCTACAAAATATCTTGATAAAATGTGCCCATAAGATTTTCATGTAGCTAAAGCATATCTAAttgataagttttttttaaaacttgtttttgGTAAAATGTACATATTATAAAATACACAAATCTCAAGAATACATTTCATTGACTTGATAAAGGTATGTACCTGTGTTGCCAGTATCCCAACCAAGACATAGAACATTTCCATCCCCgcccattaaaattttttttttttaattttatttgaaaggcagagtgacagggagagaggggaggaaaggaggaagggagagagagagaaagagaaatctttcatctgcttattcactccccaaatgtctgttgacaactggggctgggtgggagcaattgattacttcagccatcacgtGCCTCCCAGGATGGACACCAACacgaagctggattgaaagcacagGAATggcgcctctcctctctgtgtaactcttccactACCACTTCCTCTAccactgttttaatttctgtgacCATGATTAGTTTGACTTCTTAAACTTCATTTAAGCAGAGTCATATAGTATATAGTCTTTTATGTCAACCTTACTTTACTCAAATCAGTCTTTGAGGGTTTTTTCTTGTGTGGctgttaatattctttttttattgctaagtagtGTTCTATTGTATGAACAGATCATAATTTGTTTACTCATTCTTCTGAAACATGTAGGTTGTTTCAATTTTGATCTATTTTGACTAAAACTGCTATATACTTTCTTGCACAAGTCTTTTATGTGTGTTGATGAATGGTTTTACTTCCCTTGGGCAAATATTGGAGTGGAACTGTTGGGTGGTAGGGAATTGAGGTGTTTATTAATCCCCTGTGAGTTGGTAGAACTTAGACTACAAAAATGTTCCCTGGAGAGGGCAGCAGCCAAAATCTCTGCTCAGTTCTTTTAGTCTTTCCAGCTATTTTTTCCTGCTGGCTTCCTTGGAGTCTCCTTCATGCACAGGCTTAGGGGTTAGCCAGATAGTTAAAGGAAATTTCTAACGTGTTTGGGGCTCTCTCTGTGACCCTTTCCCAATTTACCTCCATCATTTTCCAGCTGCTCTGGTAGTTCTGAACTCCATCCTCTGTACTTCAAGCCTGAGTTTAGCCATTCCTGCGTTGGGAGTGGGAGGGTAAGGGAGTCTTTTACGGGAAAACTTGTATAAAACTTGCTCTCACTTTTTCTAAGGGCCAAATCCCTTCTggtttctttctgcttcttgGTACTCTCCACTGCTTTCAGAGAGTTCTCTACTCCTCTCCCTAGAGTTTATGGTAGCCCTGAATCAcctcatttgctttaaaaaattcccTAGTGTGCTCCACCCTTAAAATTCTTTGTGcacatgttttctcttctttcatttaCCTATCATGACATTACAGATTAACTCCAAAACTCATGGCTTaaagtagcctttttttttttttttttaagatttatttatttacttgagagcagagagagagagataggtcttccatccgctggttcgctccccaaatggctgctacagctggaactacaccaatctgaagccaggagccaggagccaggtgcctcctcctggtctcccatgtgggtgcaggggcccaggcacttgggccatcctccactgctttcccaggccatagctgagagctggatcagaagaggagcagccaggatatgaaccagcacacatatgggatgccagcactgcaggtggatgcctaaccttctgtgccacagcgccaggctgAAAATAGCCATTTTATTGTGCTTATCGAATTATGTGGGCAGGAATTTGGAAAGGCTTAGCCATAATGATATATATCTGCTGCATGTATCTGGTGCCCCACCCGGGAACACTCCAAGTTTGGGGGTGGTGTTATAGCTCAGATAACTACCTGTAAATGTCTTTTACTCACATGTCTGGCAGGTGACGCTAACAATTGGCTGGAACCTCAACTGGAACTGTGGGCTAGTGGACCAGAACAACTGTACATGGTCTCCTTACAGCATAGTAGCCTTgagtttttaacatttattttcattgaaagggagagtgacaaagaaggaagaagagatagAAGCAAATAAAgagagtaatcttccatctgcggctCACTCCTTACTACACTCCTGTAGtaagatggctacaacagccagaacagaaattgggccaggctaaacctaggagcctagaacttcatccaggtctcccatgtggtggcaggtactcaagcaCATGAACTGTCACCTGCTCTCTCCCGAAGTGcacacctgcaggaagctggatcagaaacagaggtgcgaggactcaaaccggcactctgatgtaggacgcaggcatcccagcaGCGTCTGCCCTGCCACGATGCCTGGCCCGCCGCTTCACTGGTGACTCGGGACCCTGGCACTAATGTTCCAGAGAGCCAGGCGGAAGCTGCATTGCCCTCTGTAATCTTAGAAGTGGCATGACAGAAATGATCgcttcttctgttccattggtcatcTGGTCTTTATTGTTGACCCAGATTCAAGTGGAGCATCATAGATCCACTTCTCTATAGGAGAACTGTCAAAGGGtttatagacattttaaaacCACAATCCTCATATAGCAAATGGTAAGCTCCCCTTTGTGTCTTAGCACAGTCCAGCATATACAAGGACTTCAAACAGTTCaggagaaagtggaattaaaagtttattttggtgtaaaaagttttaaaactcATGCATATGAagtatcttcagaaagttcaagaaaaatgtgtattatgaaaaaactatgcatggacttcaaaaatttttgcatcaacaaactgattttttataaagatagatttatttgaaaggtggagagacagagacctttcatcttctgcttcacttccccagtggccacaatagccgagCTGGGCCCACCCAAAGCTaggagtaaggagcttcttccgggtcttccatgtgggtgcagggctccaagcactggatcatcttccactgctttccgaggcgcattagcagagagctggattggaagtggagcagctgggattcgaactggtgcccatgtgggaagcaggtgctgcaggcagcagctttacctgctactccaagTGGAGGCCCCCCCTCACtcactgatcttttaattccatttcctgagCAGAAGTTTCCATTAAAATACCCTCATACATCTGAAAAGGTACTTGATGGAGTACTGAAGTACTGAATTTTTCTTCAATAGCTGTAGTAGAATAGGCCCTAAAGTAAATTTgtgtttaaagttttaaaaaaggagttAAGAGGGGTGTTCATTTGGCCTAGTATtggtgcctgtgtcccatgttggagtgcctgagtttgatgccGACTgtatttccagctccagcttcctgctgatgcagaccctgcgaGGCAGAGGTgatgctcaagtggttgggttcctgccatccacatgggacacctggatgagatcctctcctggcccagtccctgatGCAGGCATccgggggagtgaatcagcagattggagTTCTCTGTCTATATACCTGTGTATTTctgtctgcctctaaaataaaaacatttaaaaaagaaaagaatacattattttgtttcttaaaaacatgTCCTTATCTTgattgtttttgtctttctgtttgtaGGATACAGCATTTAATGAAAAATCCATGATTAAGGTGTGAAAATGGCAGGCTTCCTGGATAACTTCCGCTGGCCAGAATGTGAATGCATTGACTGGAGCGAGAGGAGAAATGCTGTGGCGTCCGTAGTAGCTGGCATATTGGTGAGTGGTGGTTCCTTTGAACTGTGCATACCCTTCTAGAACTATTCACTTCACTTCTGTTTTATATAGACAATTACCAGAGTTCTAGATACTATTACCAAGCAGAATATGCTAGGCCCTTGGTTCCTTTGACTTTGTAAATTTGTTAAACTTAATATCTTCTCTTTGGTTCCAGTTATATTTATCATAATCAGGAGCACTTTAAATTTAATAATCTGTATgtatagtactttttttttttttttaagggaaagggtttattgaggaaaacccgacagactggagggaaggggcgaagaatgaatgaatgagaaggagagtgtaagagagagatcatgagagagagagagagagatcaggagacagagagaaagagctgcagagtacttttttttattttattttattttattttattttatcttttatttaatgaatataaatttccaaagtacgactcatggattacaatggctccccccccccataccgtccctcccacccacaaccctcccctttcccactccctctccccttccattcacatcaagattcattttcgattatcttaatatacagaagatcagcttagtataccttaagtaaggatttcaacagtttgctcccacacagagacataaagtgaaaaataatagatgattttttttttaaatgatgatgaaatcagatcagacctattgtcatgtttaatcccagtgagagtcaagttgggaattgataatttctttttttttctttcttttttttttttttttacagaagatcagtttagtgtacattaagtaaagatttcaaccttttgcacccccatagaaacacaaagtgaaatatactgtttgagtactcgttatagcattaagcctcaatgtacagcacattaaggacagagatcctacatgaggagtaagtgcacagtgactcctgttgttgactttacaaattgacactcctgtttatggcatcagtaatctccctatgcaccagtcatgagtttccaaggctatggaagccccttgagttctccaactcttatcttgtttagacacggtcatagtcaaagtggaggttctctcctcccttcagagaaaggcacctccctctttgaagacctgttctttccactgggatctcactcacagagatctttttgccagagtgtcttggctttccatgcctgaaatactctcatgggcttttcagccagatccgagtgcctttagggctgattctgaggccagagtgctatttaggacatctgccattctatgagtctgagcTGCAGAGTACTTTAAAATCTTCTAAGACTCAGAATTTGATGTCACCAAAAATTCTAGATGTGACTCATTGAAAGTCAGAATGTGTAGACAGCAGTAATAACCTTAGTCTGTACTTGAACCAAATCCCACATTGCTATCAGGAAGAGATAACATCTGTGTCCTCAGCTGTAGCCCTGGAGGGGGATGGAAGAGAAAGCTACTTGTGGAGGAAACTATAGcttcattttctatcatttttttctttttcaactttttattttaaaaaattgtcggGCTGGcgcgtggctcattaggctaatcctctgcctgcggcgctggcaccccaggttctagtcccggttggggcgccggattctgtcctggttgctcctcttgcagtccagctctctgctgtggcccgggaaggcagtggaggatggcccaagtgcttgggccctgtacctgcatgggagaccaggagaagcacctgtcttctggcttcggattggtgcagcgcgctggccgtagcagccatttgggggtgaaccaatggaaggaagacctttccctctctctctctctcactgtctaaatctgcctgtccaaaaaaaaaaaaaaaaaaaaagtcaagcatataaataaatagagagaatGGTATAAAgttttcctcccctctcctttctcatGTACCCATCatccagcttaaaaaaaaaaaataagcaggaaatggggctggtgttgtggcaagcagctaaagctgccacctacaacaccacatcccatatggatgccagtttgtgtcccagctgctccacttccaatccagctccctgctaatgctcctggggaagcagcagaagatggcccaagtgcttgggcccctgcacccatgtggcagacctggaagaagctcctggctcctggcttcagcttggctcagtcctagccattgcagccatttggggagtgaaccagtggatggaagatatctctctgtctttccttctctgtacctctgattctgaagtaaataaataaatcttttttttaatgcagcaAATCATAACCAATCTTACTTTGGTATTGCATTAACCACTCCCTGCCCCAActgcattttataaaacaaattttagtgtatgatattttaaaattcatgttttttgcaatttttatgtgagaggcagagagatttttcatctgttacttcactccccaaatgcctgcaagagccaggactgggtgttgctgaagccaggagcacactggtctcccatgtgggtggcaaagacccagaTATTTGCACCCTCACCTGTTGTTTCCCAAgatgtgcattcacaggaagctggatcagaagcagagtagctggatcACAGATCAGGCAGTCACATATGGGTAGTGAAttaactgctgaaccaaataCCTACTCTAGACTAATCTCTTTTAATGTGTTCTACATCCAAACTCCAACAGAAAAATCAAgccaaacaaacaacaacaacaaaaaaaacagaataggaaCTGAAGATAATTATGAAGCATTCTGTATGCAAAGttcttttagatattttattatggttttttttccccatgatttctttgtgtttgctAATTGTTGGAAGAGCACACTTGGCTTTAAATGAGACTGGTCTgtggcttttttcctttttttaatgatttatttatttgaaaggcagagtgacagggagagagagaaatatgtctactggttcactccacaaatggctgcaacagaaagtactgggccaggagctttttccaagtctgccatgtgggtgcaggggccctagcacttgggccatcttctgctactgctctcccagatgcattagcagggagctggatcagaagtggaacaaccaaggttggaactggctcccatatgggatgcctgcatcacaggcagtggctttacctatatgccacaacaccagacctggaaattgtttttaaaaaaatttatttgagaggtggagagagggacacacacatacacacacatacagaaagtgctttcatgtgctggttcacttctcaaatgcccaccacagttgtggctgggccagggccagggccaaagtTGGGAACTGGTAGCTCAGATTACAGTCCAGGTCTCcggtgtggatggcaggaatccagttacttgagccatcactgccccTTAGGGTCTGCCCTaccaggaagcttgagtcagcaacagaacccaggtactctagggagccagtgctgtggtgtagtcggtgaagctgctgccagccatgctggcatctcgtatggctgccagttcgagtcctggctgctccacttctgatccaactccctgctaatgcacctgggaaagcaacagaagatggcccaaatacttggacccctgcacccatgtgggaacccagatgaagctcctggctttggtggccCAGTctggctattgcaaacatttggggagtgaatcagcagatggaagatctctctctctctctccctccctctctaactcttttaaataaatacataaataaatcttaaaaaaaaaaaaagcccaggtactgtaatatgggatgcatgtgcaTTAACCACTAGAGTAAAAGCCCGCTCCCCAAAgcagaaatattttgtttcattaatgTATTATGTTGCATCAGTGTAttacattttaggaaaaaaaaatttaaagagtaaGTATTGTGCTAAGCAAGAGTTTGAATGTGTCAATAACTTGGGTTGCTTCTTCAGTTTTTTACAGGTTGGTGGATAATGATTGATGCTGCTGTGGTATATCCCAAGCCAGAGCAGTTGAACCATGCCTTTCATACATGTGGTGTGTTTTCCACATTGGCTTTCTTCATGTAAGTATGAAGGTAATTCTCAATCTAAAAgcatttttctctactttttattaaatagctttctaataaatatatgtCCAACATTATAACAAGAATGAGTGCTGAATTTAGTCAAATATATTGCTAGCACTGTAAGGATTATCCTGTggtttttctctttgtatttgttAAATTGCTCAGTTACCATGTTATGTGAGTTCCAAGATAACACATTTTCATCTTCATACCTGGATGTATCTTGCAGTCAGTGGTGTCTTAAAATtataattgataattttttttctttcttggcagTATTAAAAAAGAGTAGTGCATCTCAAAATGCATGGCATCTTAGATTTAATGAAGTATGTtacatttctacattttttaGTGGTGAATCATTCTTGAATTTTGTTGTACATTCAGTTTTTGCCATAgggtatacttttttaaaatgactgtgTTAATATTTGTGGGAAGGGCAGAACTGGCTTCAGATAAGATTGGTCTGTGGCttttttattaaatcattttCAGTTTTATCAGTTATGCTTTGTGAAAGTTTGGAAGCTTTTCATAGAtgtcttaacagtttttaaaaacaaacattaagaTTACATAATTTATTCTGTCAGgtgttttaaaaaaagggttATGTTATAGAAAGTGGAGCTACTTAAAATGCAAACATGCTGCTAAAAAAAGGCAATTCCTAACAGAAGTAGAAAGAGCAGCTGAATAGTCTTTTTATTGTATGTGAACTAAATTTTATCTGAGTTTAAGAAATGGATCAGAGAAAATCACTTGACTTTTTAACACAAAGAGAAACAATTTAACCTTTGATTATAATGAGAACCTTAAAATGGAATAACTGACACTGGGTCATTCATGTATGAATGTAAAGTGGGcaaaaaaatcagcaaactgTCCATTTTTTCAATCTGTGGAGTTAAGTGatagaaatcttttaaaatctcttaAGTAAGTGTGTTTTCTAGGTGTACTGCAGGAGAATAAAACTAGTACTTTGTGCTCTAGGATTTTGTTGAGTTAAAATCATGTTCAGTTTAACTCAAATACTGACTTTAGTTAAGAAGGAATCTGTTTCTCTTATGAGTGATGTATAAATATCTGTGAGGATTTTAACAGCATTACAACTCATTGGATGGTTTTGTATTGTTCCAGGATAAATGCCGTGTCCAATGCTCAGGTGAGAGGGGACAGCTACGAAAGCGGCTGTTTAGGAAGAACAGGTAAAGGCACCTTGAGCCCTTTGTGGATGCTGGCAAAATAGAGATTTATTCGCAGAAGAAACAAAGCTTCTCTCTGAGTCTTGGTTCAGGACTGGTGATGATCTTTGTTACTAACTTTTAAAGAAGTCTTAATGTTGTTCACATCTTTAAGAAAGTTAAAGTTGGGTCTGTcattgtggtagagcaggtaatattgctgcctgcagtactggcatcccatatgggtgctggttcgagacctgattgctccacttccgatccagctctctgctatggcctgggaaagcagtggaagatggcccaagtccttggacccctgcacgtatgtgggagacccgaaggaagctcctggctgctggcttcggattggcccagctccagctgttgtggccatttggggagtgaactagtggatggaagaccaatctctctctttctctctctctctctctctctctgcctctgcctctgcttctctgtcactctgcctttcaaataaagaaagaaatcttgaaaagaaaaagttacaggggctgatgctgtggcgtagtgggtaaagccactgcctgcagtgctggcatcccatatggtgctggttcgagtcctggctgctccatttccgatccagctctctgctgtggcctgggaaagcagtagaagatggcccaagaccttgggcccctgcacctatgtaggagacctgtaagaagctcctggttcctggcttcaggtcggcacagctccagccgttgcggccatctggagactgaaccagcagatagaagacctctgtttctctctgcctagccttctctctctgtgtaactctgactttttttttttttttttttgacaggcagagtggacagtgagagagagagacagagagaaaggtcttccttttgccgttggttcaccctccagtggccgccgcggctggcgcgctgcagccagtgcaccgcgctgatccgaaggcaggagccaggtgcttctcctggtctcccatggggtgcagggcccaagcacttgggccatcctccactgcactcctgggccatagcagagggctggcctggaaggggggcaaccgggacagaatccggcgccctgaccgggactagaaccctgtgtgccggcgccgcaaggtggagaattagcctagtgagccgcagcgccggctataactctttcaagtaaataaattaatcttaaaaaaaaaaagaaatagttactgtattttaaaaaaagatttatttatttacttgaaaatcagatttacagaaagggagggagagacggaaagagagagatcttcaatctgtgcttcactctccagatggccacaacagccatggctgagccataccaaagccaggaggcaggagcttctttaggactcccgtgtgggtggcaggagcccaacaacttgggccattttctgctgctttcgcaggccttatcagg encodes the following:
- the TMEM50B gene encoding transmembrane protein 50B isoform X3 — its product is MAGFLDNFRWPECECIDWSERRNAVASVVAGILFFTGWWIMIDAAVVYPKPEQLNHAFHTCGVFSTLAFFMINAVSNAQVRGDSYESGCLGRTGARIWLFIGFMLMFGSLIASMWILFGAYVTQNTDVYPGLAVFFQNALIFFRH
- the TMEM50B gene encoding transmembrane protein 50B isoform X1; this encodes MAGFLDNFRWPECECIDWSERRNAVASVVAGILFFTGWWIMIDAAVVYPKPEQLNHAFHTCGVFSTLAFFMINAVSNAQVRGDSYESGCLGRTGARIWLFIGFMLMFGSLIASMWILFGAYVTQNTDVYPGLAVFFQNALIFFSTLIYKFGRTEELWT
- the TMEM50B gene encoding transmembrane protein 50B isoform X2, giving the protein MAGFLDNFRWPECECIDWSERRNAVASVVAGILFFTGWWIMIDAAVVYPKPEQLNHAFHTCGVFSTLAFFMINAVSNAQVRGDSYESGCLGRTGARIWLFIGFMLMFGSLIASMWILFGAYVTQNTDVYPGLAVFFQNALIFFRCRGPRT